The Saprospiraceae bacterium genome includes a window with the following:
- a CDS encoding TonB-dependent receptor plug domain-containing protein — MRLFYTFLLVSFSFLVHAQSIKGIVTDKSGNPIDFVIVSVNKSTLHTHSDEFGRYTLSDVKSGDTLHFTHMLHESVWVMINSEQMTSTIRTILPQKNFQLHQVTISPEKQALKTISVIDLETNPVNTSQELLRRVPGLIIGQHAGGGKAEQIFLRGFDIDHGTDINITIDGLPVNMVSHAHGQGYADMHFIMPEIIENVTYGKGPYDADRGNFATAGYVSFKTKDNPENSFFSTEYGSFNTRRTAGLYNLISSQNESAYIASEYLLSDGPFESTQAFNRFNVFAKYTKRLENNDKLSIWASRFTSRWDASGQIPNRAVESGMISKFGAIDDTEGGNTSRSNIVLQYAKYLINDNFIKTRAYVSAYDFLLYSNFTFFLNDSINGDQIKQKEQRNIYGLETELNYKSSDISDDLLFRVGAGLRYDDVNNVELSNTVNRITTLSSLALGQVDESNVFGYADATYDYGHLQVNAGIRADYFNYIYENNLSPLYDLRTATKTAISPKLNFQYTFNNNTQLFAKFGKGFHSNDTRVVVDEQARHILPAAYGVDLGGVFKPHRNLIINAAVWYLHLDQEFVYVGDGGIVEPSGKSRRQGIDVGFRYQPLHWLFMYSDLNIANPRSVEDAEGENFIPLAPTLTNTGGLSFNVGKSVSGGLRYRHVADRPANEDNSIVAIGYTVLDFNVNYTIKKVMLGLEINNLLDTEWNETQFATESRLRTEATSVEEIHFTPGTPLFVKGKLTYMF, encoded by the coding sequence ATGCGATTATTTTACACTTTTCTACTTGTTTCTTTTTCCTTTTTAGTCCATGCACAATCCATCAAAGGAATTGTTACTGACAAATCCGGAAATCCTATAGACTTTGTTATCGTCTCCGTAAATAAATCAACGCTCCATACACATAGCGATGAGTTCGGTAGATATACTTTGTCTGATGTAAAATCGGGTGATACCTTACATTTTACACACATGCTGCACGAATCTGTTTGGGTTATGATCAATTCAGAACAAATGACTTCTACTATCCGTACGATTTTACCTCAAAAAAATTTTCAACTCCATCAAGTGACGATATCACCTGAAAAACAGGCACTTAAAACCATTTCAGTCATTGACCTAGAAACAAATCCTGTCAATACTTCACAAGAACTACTGAGACGAGTGCCTGGTCTGATCATTGGTCAACATGCAGGTGGCGGAAAGGCTGAACAGATATTTCTCAGAGGATTTGATATTGATCATGGTACGGACATTAATATAACCATAGATGGACTTCCTGTTAATATGGTCTCTCATGCGCATGGTCAAGGATACGCTGATATGCACTTTATCATGCCGGAAATCATCGAAAATGTAACTTATGGCAAAGGTCCTTATGATGCAGATAGAGGTAATTTTGCGACAGCAGGATATGTGTCCTTCAAAACGAAAGATAATCCTGAAAACTCATTTTTTTCTACAGAATATGGTAGTTTTAATACACGTCGTACTGCTGGATTATACAATCTCATTTCATCACAAAATGAATCTGCTTACATAGCTTCGGAGTATCTATTGAGTGATGGTCCGTTCGAGAGTACACAAGCTTTTAATCGATTTAATGTCTTTGCAAAATATACCAAAAGACTAGAAAATAATGATAAATTGTCCATTTGGGCTTCCCGATTTACGAGTAGATGGGATGCATCGGGACAGATTCCAAATCGTGCCGTAGAAAGTGGTATGATCAGTAAATTTGGCGCCATAGATGATACAGAAGGTGGCAACACTTCTAGAAGTAATATCGTGCTGCAATACGCAAAATATCTGATCAACGACAATTTTATTAAGACAAGAGCTTATGTGAGTGCTTATGACTTTTTGTTGTACTCTAACTTCACTTTTTTCCTAAATGATAGCATCAATGGAGATCAGATCAAACAAAAAGAACAAAGAAACATTTATGGTCTTGAAACAGAATTAAACTATAAATCGAGTGATATATCTGATGATTTGTTGTTTAGAGTTGGCGCAGGATTGAGATATGATGATGTCAATAATGTAGAACTTTCTAATACGGTCAATCGTATCACCACATTGAGTTCACTAGCTTTAGGGCAGGTGGATGAGTCTAATGTATTCGGTTATGCCGATGCGACGTATGATTATGGACACTTACAAGTAAATGCAGGCATCAGGGCCGATTATTTTAATTATATCTATGAAAATAATTTGTCTCCACTGTATGATCTTCGTACGGCAACAAAAACAGCGATCAGTCCTAAGTTGAATTTCCAATACACATTCAATAACAATACACAGCTATTTGCTAAGTTCGGTAAAGGTTTTCACTCCAATGATACGCGAGTCGTAGTGGACGAACAAGCAAGACATATTTTACCTGCTGCCTATGGTGTTGATCTTGGCGGTGTATTCAAGCCTCATAGAAATTTGATCATCAATGCCGCTGTTTGGTACTTGCATTTAGACCAGGAGTTTGTCTATGTAGGTGATGGTGGTATTGTAGAGCCTAGCGGCAAATCAAGAAGACAGGGTATTGATGTAGGATTCAGATACCAGCCTTTACATTGGTTGTTTATGTATTCAGACCTAAACATTGCCAATCCTAGGAGTGTAGAAGATGCAGAAGGAGAAAACTTCATTCCATTAGCACCGACATTAACCAATACAGGTGGATTGTCTTTTAATGTAGGCAAAAGTGTAAGTGGTGGATTGAGATATAGACACGTTGCAGACCGACCTGCCAATGAAGACAATTCTATCGTAGCCATTGGTTACACCGTCCTAGATTTTAATGTCAATTATACCATCAAAAAAGTAATGTTAGGCCTAGAAATCAATAATCTATTAGACACAGAGTGGAACGAAACACAGTTTGCCACTGAATCGAGATTGCGCACAGAAGCAACATCAGTAGAAGAAATTCACTTTACACCTGGTACGCCACTCTTTGTAAAGGGTAAATTGACATATATGTTTTGA
- a CDS encoding DUF3494 domain-containing protein: MKIFILKFSIFSFFLCSTHISFGQTPPLGAVEDFVLFTAVGAFNNTGVSTVVVGDVGTNVGAFNAFPPGTLVGDIHVADPVSVLAAIDVEIAYNFLVAQTCGQVLSSGLGNGQILNPGIYCIGEASTINGNLVLDGQCNPDAVFIFQIDGALSTSTFSSVTFTNGASVCNVYWQVNGLVSLGQNSIFRGNIIANGALNLLENSSIFGRGLSRAGAISLSTNNVDIDQSPTPSIIMFNVGGPYCAGDSLILTGNCGGTWNTGSTGANLTVTQSGDYFVTNTNDCGSAISNHIIVNFNALPECNITGDLVICQGQSTELCVSGGASYLWSTGATTNCITAGTAGSYIVTITDVIGCTSVCSATVTVNPLPICTITGDNVICEGELSALCVSGGASYIWSTGATTDCITTGTAGNYSVTITDINGCTSVCNTTVMVNPLPTCTITGANIICLGASTQLCVSGGASYIWSTGATTDCITTGTAGNYSVTLTDINGCTSVCNTTVTVNPLPACTITGENIICLGASTQLCVSGGASYIWSTGATTDCITTGTAGNYSVTLTDINGCTSVCNRTVTVNPLPACTITGANVICLGASTQLCVSGGASYIWSTGATTDCITTGSAGNYSVTLTDINGCTSVCNTTVTVNPLPACTITGENVICLGASTQLCVSGGASYIWSTGATTDCITTGTAGNYSVTLTDINGCTSVCNTTVTVNPLPACTITGANIICLGASTQLCVSGGASYIWSTGATTDCITTGTAGNYSVTITDINGCTSVCNTTVTVNPLPACTITGANIICLGASTQLCVSGGASYIWSTGATTDCITTGTAGNYSVTLTDINGCTSVCNTTVTVNPLPACTITGANIICLGASTQLCVSGGASYIWSTGATTDCITTGTAGNYSVTLTDINGCTSVCNTTVTVNPLQACTITGANIICLGASTQLCVSGGASFIWSTGATTDCITTGTAGNYSVTLTDINGCTSVCNRTVIVNPLPACTITGANIICLGASTQLCVSGGASYIWTTGATTNCITTGTAGTYSVTITDVNGCTSVCNRTVIVNPLPVCTITGTNIICLGASTQLCVTGGSSYIWSTGATTDCITTGTAGTYSVTITDSNGCTSVCNRIVTVNPLPACTITGSDVICLGSSTQLCVSGGASYIWNTGATTDCISTGTAGTYSVTITDSNGCTSVCNRTVTVNPLPACTITGSDVICLGSSTQLCVSGGVSYIWTTGATTDCITAGTAGTYSVTITDSNGCTSVCSKTMVALTELPECFIVGDIYFCEGSSAEICGPTGPYTYLWSTGEVTRCISGDETGLYTLTITDANGCTSVCSRDLVETEYPVCEISGNTVICAGDSTQLCLPPGYYDYWWEDGQQTNCITVTEPGVYAITVTYIAGCQSICSTTVTLLTLPDLIISGNNIFCEGQSSVLCVSGNPESVIWSNGDTTNCITVVSTGTYSVTTTSPEGCSATSTMEVLSITGPVQSLIQANGNTDMCDGVPITLSGNVNGVWNTGETSPSIEVSTAGTYFVTNANSCDTVVSNQIVVTMSSSPVASVITNDSPTLICEGDIITLSGNVNGIWNTGETSASIDVSTAGTYFVTNANSCDTVVSNQIVITVNPLPAASIINSNVSSSICAGDTITLSGNVNGVWNTGATSPIIDVSTAGTYFVTNTNECGSVVSNQIVVTVNSLPVASIITSDTSTVICEGDTITLSGNVNGVWNTGETSPSIDVSTAGTYFVTNAYSCDTVYSNEIVVTVNPLPVASVILSDSSTVICPGDTITLSGNVGGVWNTGETSSSIEVSTAGTYFVTNTNECGSVVSNQIVVTEGTMPVASSINSGSSNEFCEGTTITLSGNVGGIWNTGETSPSIEVSSSGTYFVTNANECGAVISNLVGVIANEMPQCFISGNLNPEHNQTTMLCAPAGYKFYLWNTAEVTQCINVIASGYKSVTISNNEICFDSCEVLVVYKDVSGTNDSNLEEQFKLKISPNPFNLTSTIEFQNPFPDLDVTIDIYHISGVKVSAFKKFESTTQGIHSIVFDGNELEPGIYLCKINAGSFSFYKKMILLR, translated from the coding sequence ATGAAAATTTTTATCCTAAAGTTTAGTATTTTTTCTTTTTTCCTTTGCAGCACACATATTAGTTTTGGACAGACACCTCCTTTAGGCGCTGTCGAAGATTTTGTATTATTTACTGCCGTTGGCGCATTTAATAATACTGGAGTTTCTACTGTGGTTGTTGGTGATGTTGGTACCAATGTGGGTGCATTTAATGCCTTCCCGCCCGGAACACTGGTTGGGGATATTCACGTAGCGGATCCGGTATCGGTATTGGCAGCTATAGATGTCGAAATTGCATACAACTTTCTGGTAGCACAGACATGTGGTCAGGTGTTGAGTTCCGGATTGGGAAATGGCCAGATTTTAAATCCGGGCATTTATTGTATTGGGGAAGCCAGTACGATAAATGGCAATCTTGTACTAGATGGCCAATGCAATCCTGATGCAGTTTTTATATTTCAGATTGATGGAGCTTTGAGTACTTCCACATTCTCCTCAGTTACTTTTACAAACGGCGCTTCTGTATGTAATGTTTATTGGCAGGTTAACGGATTAGTAAGTTTGGGCCAAAATTCAATTTTCCGTGGGAATATAATCGCCAATGGAGCATTAAATTTGTTGGAAAATTCCAGTATTTTTGGCCGGGGACTTTCACGTGCTGGAGCCATTTCATTGAGTACAAATAATGTTGATATTGATCAATCACCTACACCTTCCATTATTATGTTTAATGTAGGCGGTCCATACTGTGCAGGTGATAGTTTGATATTAACGGGTAATTGCGGAGGAACCTGGAACACAGGTTCAACTGGGGCAAATTTAACAGTAACTCAGTCCGGAGATTATTTTGTTACAAATACCAATGATTGCGGAAGTGCCATTTCAAATCATATCATAGTTAATTTTAATGCTTTGCCTGAATGTAATATTACAGGTGATTTGGTTATTTGTCAGGGACAGTCAACCGAATTGTGCGTATCCGGTGGAGCTTCTTATTTATGGAGTACAGGAGCCACAACAAATTGTATTACAGCTGGAACTGCAGGAAGTTACATTGTGACCATTACAGATGTAATTGGTTGTACATCAGTGTGTAGTGCAACAGTGACTGTCAATCCATTACCAATATGTACGATCACAGGCGACAATGTGATATGTGAGGGAGAATTATCTGCATTATGCGTTTCAGGAGGTGCATCCTATATCTGGAGTACCGGAGCTACAACAGATTGTATTACTACCGGAACAGCAGGAAATTATAGTGTAACAATCACGGATATAAACGGCTGTACATCAGTATGTAACACAACAGTGATGGTAAATCCATTACCAACGTGTACGATCACCGGAGCAAATATTATCTGTTTAGGAGCCAGTACACAATTATGCGTTTCAGGAGGTGCATCCTATATCTGGAGTACCGGAGCTACAACAGATTGTATTACTACCGGAACAGCAGGAAATTACAGTGTGACACTCACGGATATAAACGGCTGTACTTCAGTATGTAACACAACAGTGACGGTAAATCCATTACCAGCGTGTACGATCACGGGAGAAAATATCATCTGTTTGGGAGCCAGTACACAATTATGTGTTTCAGGTGGTGCATCCTATATCTGGAGTACCGGAGCTACAACAGATTGTATTACTACCGGAACAGCAGGAAATTATAGTGTGACACTCACTGATATAAATGGTTGTACATCAGTGTGTAACAGAACAGTTACAGTTAATCCATTGCCTGCCTGTACAATCACAGGTGCAAATGTCATCTGTTTGGGAGCCAGTACCCAATTATGTGTTTCAGGTGGTGCATCCTATATCTGGAGTACCGGAGCTACAACAGATTGTATTACTACCGGATCAGCTGGAAATTATAGTGTGACACTCACTGATATAAATGGTTGTACATCAGTATGTAACACAACAGTGACGGTAAATCCATTACCAGCGTGTACGATCACGGGAGAAAATGTCATTTGTTTGGGTGCCAGTACCCAATTATGTGTTTCAGGAGGTGCATCCTATATCTGGAGTACCGGAGCTACAACAGATTGTATTACTACCGGAACAGCAGGAAATTATAGTGTGACACTCACTGATATAAATGGTTGTACATCAGTATGTAACACAACAGTGACGGTAAATCCATTACCAGCGTGTACGATCACGGGAGCAAATATCATCTGTTTGGGTGCCAGCACACAATTATGTGTTTCAGGTGGTGCATCCTATATCTGGAGTACCGGAGCTACAACAGATTGTATTACTACCGGAACAGCAGGAAATTATAGTGTAACAATCACGGATATAAACGGCTGTACATCAGTATGTAACACAACAGTGACGGTAAATCCATTACCAGCATGTACGATCACGGGAGCAAATATCATCTGTTTAGGTGCCAGCACACAATTATGTGTTTCAGGTGGTGCATCCTATATCTGGAGTACCGGAGCTACAACAGATTGTATTACTACCGGAACAGCAGGAAATTATAGTGTGACACTCACTGATATAAATGGTTGTACATCAGTATGTAACACAACAGTGACGGTAAATCCATTACCAGCGTGTACGATCACGGGAGCAAATATTATCTGTTTAGGTGCCAGCACACAATTATGTGTTTCAGGTGGTGCATCCTATATCTGGAGTACCGGAGCTACAACAGATTGTATTACTACCGGAACAGCAGGAAATTATAGTGTGACACTCACTGATATAAATGGTTGTACATCAGTATGTAACACAACAGTGACGGTAAATCCATTACAAGCGTGTACGATCACGGGAGCAAATATTATCTGTTTAGGTGCCAGCACACAATTATGTGTTTCAGGTGGTGCATCCTTTATCTGGAGTACCGGAGCTACAACAGATTGTATTACTACCGGAACAGCAGGAAATTACAGTGTGACACTTACGGATATAAATGGCTGCACATCTGTGTGTAACAGAACAGTTATTGTCAATCCATTGCCTGCCTGTACAATCACGGGTGCAAATATCATCTGTTTAGGAGCCAGTACACAATTATGTGTTTCAGGTGGTGCTTCCTATATCTGGACAACCGGAGCTACAACTAATTGTATTACCACGGGAACTGCAGGTACTTATAGTGTAACAATCACAGATGTTAATGGCTGCACATCTGTGTGTAACAGAACAGTTATTGTCAATCCATTACCGGTCTGTACAATCACAGGAACTAATATCATCTGTCTGGGAGCCAGCACTCAACTATGTGTAACAGGTGGTTCATCCTATATCTGGAGTACAGGAGCTACCACAGATTGTATTACCACAGGAACAGCAGGTACTTACAGTGTCACAATCACTGATTCAAATGGCTGCACATCAGTATGCAACCGAATAGTTACTGTCAATCCATTGCCGGCCTGTACGATTACAGGATCAGATGTCATCTGTCTGGGAAGTAGTACTCAATTGTGCGTTTCCGGCGGAGCATCATATATCTGGAATACAGGAGCTACCACAGATTGTATTTCCACAGGAACTGCAGGTACTTATAGTGTAACAATCACTGATTCAAATGGCTGCACATCTGTGTGTAACAGAACAGTTACAGTTAATCCATTGCCTGCCTGTACGATTACAGGATCAGATGTCATCTGTCTGGGAAGTAGTACTCAATTGTGCGTTTCAGGCGGAGTATCATATATCTGGACTACCGGGGCCACAACGGATTGTATTACCGCAGGAACAGCAGGTACTTATAGTGTGACAATCACAGATAGCAATGGTTGTACGAGCGTGTGCAGTAAAACAATGGTTGCATTAACTGAATTACCTGAATGTTTTATAGTAGGAGATATCTACTTTTGTGAAGGAAGTTCTGCTGAAATCTGTGGTCCGACAGGTCCATATACCTATTTGTGGAGTACCGGAGAAGTAACGAGATGTATTTCAGGGGATGAAACAGGCTTATACACTCTTACTATTACAGACGCTAATGGCTGTACTAGTGTATGTTCAAGGGATTTGGTTGAAACCGAATATCCTGTCTGTGAAATCAGCGGAAATACCGTCATTTGTGCAGGAGATTCTACACAACTTTGTCTGCCACCGGGTTATTATGATTATTGGTGGGAAGATGGTCAGCAAACCAATTGTATTACAGTCACTGAACCTGGAGTTTACGCTATTACAGTGACTTATATAGCCGGATGTCAAAGTATTTGCAGTACCACTGTTACGTTATTAACATTACCGGATTTAATAATAAGCGGAAATAATATATTCTGTGAAGGACAATCATCTGTACTTTGCGTAAGTGGAAATCCGGAAAGTGTTATATGGAGTAACGGTGACACTACGAATTGTATAACAGTTGTTTCAACCGGAACATATTCTGTAACAACTACCAGTCCGGAAGGCTGTTCTGCTACCAGCACGATGGAGGTGCTTTCCATTACGGGACCTGTGCAATCTTTGATACAGGCAAACGGTAATACTGATATGTGTGATGGAGTACCAATCACCCTTTCAGGAAATGTCAATGGAGTCTGGAATACCGGAGAAACAAGTCCGTCTATCGAGGTGAGTACAGCCGGCACTTATTTTGTAACTAATGCCAATAGTTGCGACACAGTCGTTTCAAATCAAATTGTGGTCACAATGAGTTCATCGCCTGTTGCATCTGTCATAACTAATGATTCACCCACCTTAATATGTGAAGGTGACATCATTACATTGTCAGGAAATGTGAATGGTATCTGGAACACAGGAGAAACAAGTGCCTCCATAGATGTGAGTACTGCCGGTACTTATTTTGTAACAAATGCCAATAGTTGCGATACAGTGGTATCCAATCAGATTGTGATTACAGTGAATCCATTACCTGCTGCATCAATTATAAATAGTAATGTTTCCTCATCAATATGTGCAGGTGATACTATTACGCTGTCCGGAAATGTAAATGGAGTCTGGAACACCGGGGCAACAAGTCCGATTATCGATGTAAGTACTGCGGGCACATATTTTGTGACAAATACCAATGAATGTGGATCAGTCGTTTCAAATCAGATTGTAGTTACCGTAAATTCATTACCTGTTGCATCCATCATAACCAGTGATACATCCACTGTAATATGTGAAGGTGACACTATCACACTGTCAGGGAATGTAAATGGTGTCTGGAACACCGGAGAAACTAGTCCGTCAATTGATGTTAGTACCGCGGGCACTTATTTTGTGACGAATGCTTATAGTTGTGATACAGTCTATTCTAATGAGATAGTTGTTACAGTGAATCCACTGCCGGTTGCATCTGTCATTCTTAGTGATTCATCCACTGTAATATGTCCGGGTGATACGATCACTTTATCCGGAAATGTTGGTGGTGTATGGAATACTGGAGAAACCAGTTCATCTATCGAAGTAAGTACTGCAGGCACATATTTTGTAACCAACACCAATGAGTGTGGATCAGTTGTTTCAAATCAGATTGTGGTGACAGAGGGTACAATGCCGGTTGCATCTTCAATAAATAGTGGATCATCCAATGAATTTTGTGAAGGCACAACCATCACCTTGTCGGGAAATGTCGGTGGTATTTGGAACACAGGAGAAACAAGTCCTTCAATAGAAGTGAGCTCATCAGGAACTTATTTTGTAACTAATGCTAATGAGTGTGGAGCTGTAATTTCAAATTTAGTGGGAGTTATTGCTAATGAAATGCCACAATGTTTTATATCCGGAAATTTAAACCCGGAACATAATCAAACAACTATGCTTTGTGCTCCTGCAGGTTATAAGTTTTATTTGTGGAACACAGCGGAAGTTACGCAATGTATAAATGTGATTGCATCCGGTTATAAGAGTGTAACGATTTCTAATAATGAAATTTGTTTTGATTCCTGTGAAGTTTTGGTAGTATATAAAGATGTTTCAGGTACAAATGATTCAAATTTGGAAGAACAATTTAAGTTGAAAATTTCACCGAATCCATTTAATTTAACATCAACGATTGAGTTTCAGAATCCATTTCCGGATTTAGATGTCACTATTGATATTTATCATATTTCGGGTGTGAAAGTATCTGCTTTTAAAAAGTTTGAAAGTACAACCCAAGGAATACACTCGATCGTTTTTGATGGGAATGAATTGGAACCTGGTATTTATCTGTGTAAGATTAATGCAGGAAGTTTCAGTTTTTATAAAAAAATGATATTACTGAGATAA